gaccctttaatacaagtTCCTCAAGTTACattgacccccaaccataagctaattcattgctacttcataactataattttgctattttttttttttttttttttttttttggtttttcaagacagggtttctctgtggctttggaggctgtcctggaactagctcttgtagaccaggctggtcttgaactcacagagatctgcctgcctctgcctcccgagtgctgggattaaaggcgtgcaccaccaatgcccagctaattttgctattgttatgaatcataacgtgatgtgttttctggtggtcttagggacccctgtgaaagggtcacttgaTCCCTCCCCCAtaggttgcaacccacaggttgagaaccactgctctagggaaCCCAGATGAATACAACCTGTGTACAAAactgtcataatgaaacccaccATCATGAtggataattaatatatgctgGTAAAAATGGAGTGCCCATCACAGATGAATGGAAGATATTACTAGTGATATTGCTTAATGGTGGAATACTTGATGCATGAGAGGCCTTGAGTCAGTTCCCAGTATttctaatgaatgaatgaatgaatgaataagtaaaaaattaaaggtTGCCATCAACCACCAAGAGTTAGAAGTGAGACAAGGTGTTGACTCTCCCTTGGAGCGCACAAACTCTGATCTCCAGAGTTATGACAAAAGATGTGACTACCGATATAAGCCCTCGGTACTTTGTTGTCCCAGAAAACCAATACTGTTCCACTGAGATTCTGGGCAGGCTGGTTATGGAGATGGAAATGAAGCCCCCACTTCTCAATTGCTTGACAAGTACCCCCTGAGCTGCTTACCCTGTCCCTAGTTCTTTTAGCCTTGAGTTATGTTGTAGGAGAGACCAGATGAAGAGAAAATACTTCCATTTTCAAGCAAAATCGGAAGAAAATATTTCCTAACTAGAAATCACCAGGCtgaaaagttattttttgtttgtttgtttatagtcACCAGCAtgcaaaactttatttttattttttggcattttcagagagggtttttgtttttgtttgtttttttttttgttttgtttttgtttttcaagacagggtttctttgtgactttggaggctgtcctggaactagctcttgtagtccaggctggtctcaaactcacagagatccacctgcctctgactcctgagtgctgggatcaaaggcgtgcgccaccaacgcccagctcagggAGGGTTTTATGAAGCCcaagatggtctcaaactcactgtgtagctaaggatgaacttgaacttgatCCTCCTTGATATATTATAGGCATTCACCACTGGTTTTATGCAATGCTTGAGACTGAACTTTAGGCTTTAAGTGAGGCAAACATTGTACCAACTATGAAACATCCGAAGTCCTGCAAAGGGGTCTCATGTTAAGGAACAGCCTCTGGGCAAAGATAACATCTGGAGCAGCACCTGTGAAATGGTTTTGGTGTCAAGGTTAAGTCTAGAGTGTAGGTGGTAGGAGTTTGCtttctatgagttcaaagacTGGAGGCAACCATCACtcggtgttttgttttttgagacagggtccctctacagtccaggctggtcttagaCTTGCAGCAGTATCCTGTCAACCTTCtaagtgctgacattacaggccTGAGCTACCATGGCCAACTCTTCCAACAGTCTTATGTCGCCCCAAATACCTTGTCCAGAGGCTACCTTGAAGAAATTCCTGGGTGTGAACCTTCCTTGCCTAATAGACTGCCTTGTTATCTAAACAATTCTGTGGTTTGGATACTCTGTGGATGCTGAAGAAACTATATCGAACTAAAGCCTTGCTCTCTTCCTCAACTTGGATTCCAAGTATCAAAATGAAAACCACTCATTTTCCTGGCTAAGTGCCCCCTGAACAGCTGaggcctgcttttcttttttcttttttgtaaagattttatttatttattatgaatacagtctatacagtcttctgcctgcatggcagcagagggcaccagatcttattcaaggtggttgtaagccaccatgtggttgctgggaattgaactcagaacctttggaagaacagtcagtactcttaaccgctgagccatctctccagccctgaggtcTGCTTTTCTAGATTATAAAGCCACACATCCACAACACAACACAAGTCGGCAGCCCCTCGCTATACATTCCTGTCTGGCTCTTCTGCCATTCCATGGAAGGCTGTTTCATACCTCTTTTTcgggggattaaaggtgtgcatcacctccATCCAAtgacagtttctttaaaaatttaaaaataaatgatgaaggCTGTCTAAGCGGCAGTAATTGTGGGTGTATTcctacaacaaaaagaaatggcaagccaggccatggtggcacatgcctttaattccagcacttgtaaagcagagtcaagtggatctctgagtttcaaggccagcctggtctacagagtgagttccaggacagctgaactactcagagaaactgtctcaaaaagaagaagaagaagaaaaaaaaaaaaacaggaaaagaaatggcaAAAACTGAAAATGCTTGCTGTAAGACAGTTTATGAAATTAAACACATCAACTGTTATAATGCCTTATCCAGGAATTATTTAAATAACCTCCCAAATGATATGCTGTGCAGGCTGTTAAGTATAGTCCATTGTGACCATATGCTGACCAGTTACTTTCTAGGAAAAGCATAGAAGCAGAGGATAGGAAAAGGCCCTGCTCCCAATCACACTTGTAGCCCTAATCATCTTCCTTTTCTACCCATCCAAGAACATGGTTCCTACAAATATTCCATCACCTTCTTCATAATAAATCTTTTGGAACAATATCTGTACAccagtattcttttaaaaatgttttatttgggccgggcattggtggcgcacgcctttaatcccagcactcgggaggtagaggcaggcggatctctgtgagttcgaggccagcctggtctccaaagcgactgccaggatagactccaaaaaagctacacagagaaaccctgtctcgaaaaacaaaaaaaaaaaaaaaaaaaagttttatttggagctgggtagtggtggcacacacctttaatcccagtacttgggaggcagggtctctgtgaatttgaggccagcttggtctacaaagcagttccaggataaccagagctacacagtgaaaccatgtcttgaaaccccccaaaACAGTGTTATTTGTATGTGGGGGTTGTTCACATGTGAGTACAGATGtccacagagacaagaggatgctAGGTCCACTGGAGCTAGAGTTggagacaattgtgagccaccatgtaggttctggagacTAATGCTGAGACCTCTATAAGAGCAGTATGTTCTTTTAATCACCAAGTCTCATCTCCAATCCCCCAATATGTCTTAATGTATTCAAGTGAGTCCTACATGTTGTAggcttccatctctttctctacCTTGAGTTTCACTATTTCCGTCTGGCTCCTCACTTGCACAGAGCTAATGAGCTCCTTCTCCGAAGTCCTCATCTTACATAACATAGGTTCCCTCCCCTCTTGTAGTGGTTCCTGTCTCTGAAGGCTCTTCCTCTGCCCCTGTGTCAGGTACCAGGTTGACATCCCTGTACATCTTCTTGTCTACGATTTTTACAGAGTTGCCAGACACATCTTATCCAGTACCTTGGCTTTGTGAACACATCTGGAAATGGTGGGGGTcaattttgtcaacttgactgaactTAAAAGCACTatggagggctagagagatggctcagaagttaagagtaccaactgctcttctaggggtcctgagttcaattcccagcaaccacatggtggctcacaaccatccgttatgagatctggtgccctcttctggtgtgcagatatacatggaagcagaatgttgtatacataataaataaataaaatatttttaaaaagcactatGGAAAAACACTGCTAGATATGTCCATCAGACCCACCTTAGATGTGGGTaccagcagctgggggaagggaggacggcataggcctttaatcccagcactcgggggggcagaggcagaggcagaaggatctctgtgagtttgagaccagcctggtcttcagagagagttccaggacagtctctaaacctacagagaaaccctgtctcgaaaaaccaaacaccaaaaccaaaccaaaccaaaccaaacaaaacaaaaacaaaaaaacccaaaaatgtaGGTAGCAGCATCTTGTGAGCTAGAATATTAGATTGTATATAAAAGAGGAAGTGAGCACCAGTattgtctctctgcttcccgacTGTGGATACAAATGAGACAAGTTCCTGTGTGCTCTAACTTgctatgccttccccaccataaCAAGACTTATCCCATCACCCACAAGCCAATGTGAACATTTCCTCCCCTGTGCTGTTTCCTGGGTATTGATAGACAAGCAACTGATAGACATGCAGACCTGTGCATGcagcttcttccttctccccatgcctctgttttaaaaaaaaaaaaaaaaactcccagcTCAGTGGGACACCATTTGCCTAGCACCTGTGAGTCCCTGGGGTTCAATCCTCAGATCGgtaaaataattaacaaatacTAAGTAATTCTGCCAAGCAAGTTCAAGTCTAACTCCCCTTAGAACTGTTATGCCCATCCTGGCCAGCAGTCCCAGTGCCCAGGCCAGAAATGCTGAATGTCACAAGCAGTGGCTTTGCATCCCAGGCTCTACCTACCCAGTAAATCATTCAAGCTGTGACCTCAGCTGACTTTGCAATAAGTAGTGCTCCTACTTATCCTTCTCTTGCTCACAGGGCCTCTCATTGAACTTCCCAGGCACTTTCCATTGGCATGACTAACAATTTGAATTTTTCAAGGATTATTTCTGTCCATCATCCGTTCCTccccatctgtccttctctttttccttttttgcccccccccccaactgattGATGGAATCCATGCCTTGCACATGCCATGAAAGCATTTCACTGTGAGCGACATCCTATACTGCAGATCTCTTATTAACTTTTTCCcaagacaagatctcattatgtaaCTCAAACTACCTCATACTATtaatcctctggcctccacctcctgggTACTATGCCTAACCGCTTAGTaacttttattgttattgttgagacagagtctcatgtagcccaaggctGGCTTGCGACTTCACTGTGTATCAGAGGATGACCATGAATTCTGACCTCtgaagctgggattataggtgtgtgccaccaagtccTGCTCCTTAACATTTTAATGAGGACTCCatatttccttcctccctccctccctccctcccccacacctcctccctctctttttgagacagggtttctctgtgtaactctggctgtcctggaactcactctgtagaccaggctgaactcagagattcacctgcctctgcctcccgagtgctgggattaaaggagactACCAGACAAGGACCACTCTTTCATCTTGTGGCTCCACAAATTATGTACCTAGTCCTGGTATCAGGGACACATTCCAACATGTTGACCACAGAACCAGGTGGACAGTGGTCCTCTGTTCCCATGGCAGCCCCAGGCACCAGGAAACTCTGGTACTAGTGTGGGAGCTAGTGTCCTGCCAGACAAGGGAGCTCACCAGGGACACAAAACATGCCAGCTGGGCCTGGCAGCTTGGCCAAGGACTTAGAAGCCAAGTGTGCAGAAACAACATTGGGGTATATAGTCCTGGATATACCAGAAGGTCCAGGGCATATCACTGCTGACTGGACTTGGGCCAGGTGACTAAGCCAGACAGACCAATTGTATTCTGACTTCATTGGTTAGCCCTAATTCAGCATTGCTGGCTAAGAGGGACAGGAATTCCTAAGCCTGGTGATGAGTTCAGACATTCAAAGGCCTGGTTACATGACACTCTCTTCGCTTCTTCCAACCCAAACTGTGGAATTTGCTCCGGTAGCTGGAAAAGATAGGATCCTCAGACACTGGAAGGTTGTGCTGGGGGAAGACCCTTAAAGGAAGCTCCCccgttaaacaaacaaacaaaaaaccacctggCTGGAGGCTGAATCAGTTTTAGTAAGAAAAAGGCTAGTAGTTGGGGCTGGCTGGCAGTCCCTCCAAGATGGGGATATGGGACAGTAGAGGGAAAAGGAGGCTAGGGTTCAGGCCCAAGGGTTAAACATCCAGGTCGGTGACACTTGACTTAGTGTAGATTTGTGTTTTTCGCTGCACAATACCAGGGCTAAAGGTGGCCCCCAGTGGCCAGTGGCGGATTACATGACGATATGAAGAGGCCAGGTAGTCAAAGTAGTTGATGTTGAGTTTCCGGGCAATGTGCCGGCCCAGAAATTCCATTTGCTATGAATAAGTGAGTGGCAGCAGCTCTCCATTCTCCAGATAGGAGACTCCCCCACCAGCATGCTCTTTAGGTATCCCTTCCCCTTACCAGGGAGTATCCCTACCCCTGCCCCAAATCCACAGTGCTCCTGCCACCCTTAGCAGAGTGGAGGCCTCAATAGAGAAACTGTGCTGTAATTACCCTAGGAGTAAAAAACAGCCCAATTCAAGAACTCTAAGCAGAAGttagtatctttttttttgggggggggagtagaCCCACCTCATATCGCTCTGACAGCTGCACCAGCACAAGTGGCTCTAGCTTGTGGCCACAAAGGACCAGTTGGAAGAAGCACCTGCCATAGGCTGCCAATAGATGAGGAACTTAGCCAGCAACCTACAGAGACTAGGGGTAGGATGGTAGGGGTGGGGCCTCCAGGGTGGGAGTGTCCAGACTATTGGTCCCTCCCAGCTCTGAATTCacatccctcccccactccctctcccctcttccctctcctatCCCAGACATCACCATCAGAGCTGAGTGCCAGGCGCACGTAGACCAGATGCATTGGCCCCTGACATACAGTTCGGCCACGGATAGAAAAATGGTACATGCCACGAGTGTGGTTCAGCACTAGGCGGCGCCGGGGAATTGAGGAAACCATGAGCCACAGGCCTACAGCCATGCCATAGGCAGGAAAGCACCAGGTCTCCTGCTTCTCCACCTGGAGGCACCAAGGATTAATAGGGAGGTGAGTTCTGGCAGGAGGTTCCTGTGTGGCCCTCATGCAGAGAGAGCTGTGGGGTGCGGGGCAGGAGCTCTCACCTGTCTGAGGATACCACAGCAGATCAAGAGAAGGCAGACGATAAAAAGCAGCGTCCCCTTCCAGAGCGTGTCCAGGTAGTACTCGAGCACAAAGACTGAAGACAGCACGACCAGGCACATGAGGAAAGCCAGAAGCTGCCCCCAGGCATTGGACAGTGCCAGGGATTTGGGGGAAAGGGCCCACCCCGTGGAGGTTCTCCATGCTACTACAGTGTCTGCACCCACAAGTGCACCTGCCTACCCTAACCCATCCAGGCTTCAGCCAGCCTCTCCACTTTTGGGAACCTGGCCATGCCCAGTCTGCTGTGCCCACCATCCGGCTGCTGCTGCTTGAAGGGGTAGAAGCTGTTGTTCTTGAGACGCTTGGCTAAGTGGCGCTCAGTAGAGAAGAGTCCTAGGGCCCAGAGCTGGAAACGCTTGGCAACAGTAGACGCGGGGAAGCCACTGGTCTGCTCCTTGGGGACCTAGTTAGGTTGAAGTAGTCAGCATACAGCTTGCCCACTGCCACCACCCACTGCCTACATCCAGGGCTCCCACCCGAGACAATTCCAGGGTTGCAGTTTAGGAAGGAGCAGGAGCCAGACAACAGCAAGGCAGAGAAGTAGACAGCAGTCCAGGCTGGGCGCCTGGGTTCTAGAAGTTTAAGGATGAAGGATTCTAGAAGGGGCTTTTCTGTTGACCACCCCTTTGTAGAGAACATGCCCTCTCTGACCAGTTTCCACTACTTGGAAGTCAGCCTGGCTTCCTCATGGCTGGACAGCCTAAGCTGATGTTGCTAACATTGTCAACTCACAGGTTCTTGTGGCTGATAAAGGCCTCTGCACTTTTTTTTCCTCACCATTTTACACCTCAC
This DNA window, taken from Cricetulus griseus strain 17A/GY chromosome 2, alternate assembly CriGri-PICRH-1.0, whole genome shotgun sequence, encodes the following:
- the Tmem249 gene encoding transmembrane protein 249, encoding MALRVPKEQTSGFPASTVAKRFQLWALGLFSTERHLAKRLKNNSFYPFKQQQPDVFVLEYYLDTLWKGTLLFIVCLLLICCGILRQVEKQETWCFPAYGMAVGLWLMVSSIPRRRLVLNHTRGMYHFSIRGRTVCQGPMHLVYVRLALSSDAYGRCFFQLVLCGHKLEPLVLVQLSERYEQMEFLGRHIARKLNINYFDYLASSYRHVIRHWPLGATFSPGIVQRKTQIYTKSSVTDLDV